A portion of the Fibrobacter sp. UWB4 genome contains these proteins:
- a CDS encoding PIN domain-containing protein gives MDLNFRKLKVYLDTSVISYLEQDDAPEKMADTRAVWETLKRGDYDIFVSQVVLKELNDCKDPCKRDLFFKHLREINFNVVEITEDTIALAEKFIDFGILKQKSLDDCQHIAAAILNDCDIIISWNFKHIVNVKTIRGIKVITTMQGRKDLLIYPPTALLEDA, from the coding sequence ATGGATTTGAACTTTCGAAAACTCAAGGTGTACCTAGATACTTCTGTTATCAGCTATCTTGAACAGGACGATGCTCCTGAAAAAATGGCTGATACACGAGCTGTATGGGAAACCCTCAAAAGAGGGGATTACGATATTTTCGTGTCCCAGGTCGTTTTGAAAGAACTTAACGATTGCAAGGATCCTTGCAAGAGGGATTTATTCTTCAAGCATCTTCGCGAAATTAATTTTAATGTTGTCGAAATAACGGAAGATACAATCGCTCTTGCCGAAAAATTCATCGATTTCGGAATTCTCAAGCAAAAAAGTTTAGACGATTGCCAGCACATCGCGGCAGCAATCCTTAACGACTGTGACATCATTATTTCGTGGAATTTCAAGCATATTGTCAATGTCAAGACCATTCGCGGAATTAAAGTCATCACCACAATGCAGGGCCGAAAGGACCTGCTGATTTATCCACCCACTGCATTATTGGAGGATGCGTAA
- a CDS encoding DUF262 domain-containing protein — MHPDLATITTLFNMPRQYAIPIFQRGYVWTLEKQVAPLWFDILDRALAYQNRMTFIAEGAEESELKPLPQHFLGSVVISSIPRTSALKVESFEVIDGQQRMTTLHIFLKAMYDIAVVFKNEKIQKKLSDLLTNKNESDDDIYKVWPTQAGIDEIKLIDGSFSVEEMAKKMLAPRKPRQKSFVRPLMIEAYLYFYGSILAFVQNESEFDEEKESDALIRKIRRSEIPIQILENTENKYSENRLEALFATVQSYVTVMLLTLGKTDDPQVIFETLNARGEPLLASDLIRNFVFLYAAKKGLKQNQLYSKYWNTFDSNEIKDGIIPSKYWREQERQGRINHPRIDIFIYNYLITSKTEEIKVGNVFSVFKDWWLSEHRDVENELGRLVKVSKYYRFYVAPPKDDDSRTANFVKMLKALDVSTFVPIYLFLMEYNDGKETDDLKRCLDYIESFLVRRAVCNLTTKNYNKLALRFLSTIKSEIEKSIQDKQPLIDGIAKKVKVSYEMLLGEKTELAPIVKSFLESLDGDSTIWPDDTSFETAWLYKDAYNYMQNKKVLPILLRIEKIYSTSKAEKIVINENLTIEHVLPQSYKESDYPLLVADDDIEKKKADRWNRLNSFGNLTLLTQALNSSVSNGPFHSYTNEKGKRIEGKRQAICKQSYLKLNTYFQDFADIEWDDEQILKRGKILFEKAKILWGK; from the coding sequence ATGCACCCAGATTTAGCAACAATTACAACTCTTTTCAATATGCCTCGCCAATATGCAATTCCCATTTTTCAGCGAGGATATGTTTGGACACTTGAAAAGCAGGTGGCTCCCCTTTGGTTTGATATTTTGGATAGGGCGCTTGCTTACCAAAATAGAATGACGTTCATTGCTGAAGGAGCAGAAGAAAGCGAATTAAAGCCCTTGCCACAACATTTCTTGGGGTCAGTGGTTATTTCTTCAATTCCTCGAACATCTGCATTAAAGGTGGAATCTTTTGAGGTGATTGATGGCCAACAAAGAATGACCACCTTGCACATTTTTTTAAAGGCAATGTATGACATTGCTGTAGTGTTCAAAAATGAAAAGATTCAAAAGAAATTATCTGATTTATTAACGAATAAAAATGAATCTGATGACGATATTTACAAGGTGTGGCCGACTCAGGCTGGCATTGATGAAATAAAATTAATAGATGGCTCTTTCTCGGTTGAAGAAATGGCCAAGAAAATGCTTGCTCCAAGAAAACCACGACAAAAGTCTTTTGTACGTCCTTTGATGATTGAAGCGTATTTATATTTTTATGGTTCAATATTGGCTTTTGTTCAAAATGAATCAGAATTTGATGAAGAAAAAGAATCTGATGCGTTGATTCGTAAGATTAGAAGATCTGAGATTCCTATCCAAATTTTGGAAAATACGGAAAATAAATATTCCGAAAATCGTTTAGAGGCGCTATTTGCGACGGTTCAAAGTTATGTGACAGTTATGTTACTCACGCTCGGAAAAACCGATGACCCTCAGGTGATATTTGAAACGCTGAACGCCAGAGGTGAACCGCTGCTTGCTTCTGATTTGATTAGAAATTTTGTTTTCTTATATGCCGCTAAGAAAGGTTTGAAACAAAATCAGCTCTATAGTAAGTATTGGAATACTTTTGATTCAAATGAAATTAAAGACGGCATTATTCCGTCAAAGTATTGGCGAGAGCAAGAACGACAAGGTCGTATAAACCACCCTCGAATCGATATTTTCATTTACAACTATCTCATTACCTCTAAAACTGAAGAAATTAAAGTCGGTAATGTATTTAGTGTCTTTAAAGATTGGTGGTTATCGGAACACCGAGATGTGGAAAATGAATTAGGTCGCCTCGTCAAGGTTAGTAAATATTACCGTTTTTACGTAGCTCCGCCAAAAGATGATGATTCTAGAACTGCAAATTTTGTTAAGATGCTGAAAGCGTTGGATGTCAGCACGTTTGTGCCTATATACTTATTCCTTATGGAATATAATGATGGCAAAGAAACGGATGATTTAAAAAGGTGTCTTGACTATATTGAATCATTTTTGGTAAGAAGAGCTGTTTGCAATCTGACTACAAAGAACTACAACAAACTGGCTCTTAGATTTTTGTCAACTATTAAATCGGAAATAGAAAAGAGCATACAGGATAAGCAGCCTTTAATTGATGGTATTGCAAAAAAGGTAAAAGTATCGTATGAAATGCTTTTGGGTGAAAAAACGGAATTGGCGCCAATTGTCAAATCGTTCTTGGAATCATTGGATGGTGATTCAACCATTTGGCCTGATGATACGTCTTTTGAAACAGCATGGCTTTATAAAGACGCTTATAACTATATGCAGAATAAGAAGGTTCTTCCGATTTTGCTGAGGATAGAGAAAATTTATTCGACATCAAAGGCGGAAAAGATAGTCATAAACGAAAACCTCACTATTGAGCATGTTTTACCGCAATCATACAAAGAATCAGATTATCCTTTGCTTGTTGCTGATGACGATATTGAAAAGAAAAAAGCTGATCGCTGGAATAGGCTAAATAGTTTTGGAAACTTAACTCTGTTGACGCAGGCATTAAATTCTAGTGTAAGTAACGGACCATTCCATTCTTATACAAATGAAAAAGGAAAGCGGATTGAAGGGAAGCGCCAAGCCATTTGCAAGCAAAGTTACTTAAAATTGAATACTTACTTTCAGGACTTTGCTGATATTGAATGGGATGACGAGCAAATTTTGAAACGCGGAAAGATTCTTTTTGAAAAGGCGAAAATCCTTTGGGGAAAATAA
- a CDS encoding phospholipase D family protein, translated as MFFESLEDVFKDEFSSSDRACIAVALISEGKAREIDKLSKKHDVYVRLIVGIDMPTPNAALSFLMNAEANNENLRVRYYHEESFFHPKVYLFKKDKKSSAYVGSANYTERGFSSNAELTLQTKNIAECKKINNWFNDLWKNSCSPITAEMIACRTNELAQKHHTPLPDMSKIKKVCKHIENFNQEDIIEKLRVLRRNKTIYEKIRDQRIEAIENLQQNLDAVHNFEGFKGKNIDLFCQDGSLGDLDQHGVREALHAASRKGKLQTFCMALTDENQPIEKRVSRALKELSGIGRGVITKILTTLYPEKYILFNGCSKDYLCLNELSSGKKYVEYCEFGKELLRLLNVENFAILDGLIRQASDNDAI; from the coding sequence ATGTTTTTTGAAAGTTTAGAAGACGTTTTCAAAGATGAATTTTCGTCTTCTGATAGGGCGTGCATTGCCGTAGCCCTGATTAGTGAAGGAAAAGCAAGAGAAATAGACAAACTTTCTAAAAAACATGATGTCTATGTTCGTTTGATTGTAGGCATTGATATGCCAACACCAAACGCAGCTTTAAGTTTTTTAATGAACGCAGAAGCCAATAACGAGAATCTTAGAGTCCGCTATTATCACGAAGAAAGCTTCTTTCATCCCAAAGTTTATCTTTTTAAGAAAGATAAAAAATCTAGTGCCTATGTTGGTTCCGCAAATTATACTGAACGAGGTTTTTCTTCCAATGCTGAACTAACTTTACAAACAAAAAACATTGCTGAATGCAAAAAAATAAACAATTGGTTTAATGATCTATGGAAAAATTCCTGTTCGCCAATAACGGCAGAAATGATTGCTTGTAGAACGAATGAGCTAGCCCAAAAACATCATACTCCGCTTCCAGACATGAGTAAAATCAAGAAAGTGTGCAAACATATTGAAAATTTTAATCAGGAAGACATTATTGAAAAACTAAGAGTATTGCGGCGGAACAAAACCATTTACGAAAAAATTCGTGACCAAAGGATAGAAGCCATTGAAAATTTACAGCAAAATTTAGATGCTGTGCATAACTTTGAAGGGTTTAAAGGGAAAAATATTGACCTCTTTTGCCAAGATGGATCGTTAGGCGATTTGGATCAACATGGTGTTCGCGAAGCCTTGCATGCTGCAAGTCGTAAAGGTAAGCTACAGACATTCTGTATGGCGCTTACAGATGAAAATCAGCCTATAGAGAAGAGAGTTTCTAGAGCTTTAAAGGAATTAAGCGGTATTGGACGGGGTGTGATAACCAAAATCTTGACAACCTTATATCCTGAAAAATACATCCTCTTTAATGGTTGCTCAAAAGACTATCTATGTTTAAATGAACTCTCCAGTGGGAAAAAATATGTTGAATATTGCGAGTTTGGAAAAGAATTGCTACGATTATTAAATGTAGAGAACTTTGCAATTCTTGATGGTCTGATTCGTCAAGCATCAGACAATGATGCCATTTAG
- a CDS encoding sensor histidine kinase, whose amino-acid sequence MIDENDQLTDGSFVKAHMGCINRFREGKCKSFYDSKRNEGTEGFFKCPCGMTAFLFHQENGSIAFFTCLRNEKYYDKKRERSLLSSLIPSCNPVLSNDECLAFVDNARKALSIEKKEKELTDYYKTFVHEIRSLNGTNKSLIDLLLQENFREEAGEISDDQYKEIKEKLKTVFFSSFIISQKLSLKHIEESYFDRKKATSIVVYKKFDKMAKIYSSSKQHVFINGNSLKEIYTDTYFENIPLLLIDNAVKYSYRHRDVNITFNEFGSTLKVEIESFSPFCDCKEISEITKKGYRGKNASCIAEGSGIGLYLVQLLCERYGIEMKIESVSPSSIDGIQYGYFKVTLLFK is encoded by the coding sequence ATGATTGACGAAAATGATCAATTGACGGATGGATCTTTTGTCAAGGCTCATATGGGCTGCATAAATCGTTTTAGAGAGGGAAAATGTAAATCATTTTACGATTCAAAAAGAAATGAAGGAACTGAAGGTTTTTTTAAATGTCCTTGCGGAATGACTGCGTTTTTATTTCATCAAGAAAATGGATCTATCGCTTTTTTTACTTGCCTTCGAAATGAAAAATATTATGATAAAAAGAGAGAAAGAAGTCTTTTAAGTAGTCTCATTCCCTCTTGTAATCCGGTCCTTTCTAATGACGAATGTTTGGCTTTTGTTGATAACGCTAGAAAGGCTTTGTCCATAGAAAAAAAAGAAAAAGAATTAACAGATTACTACAAAACATTTGTACATGAAATAAGAAGCTTGAACGGAACAAATAAATCACTAATAGACTTACTTTTGCAAGAAAACTTTCGAGAAGAAGCTGGCGAAATATCTGATGATCAGTATAAAGAAATTAAAGAAAAATTAAAAACAGTCTTTTTTTCAAGTTTTATTATTTCTCAAAAATTATCATTAAAACATATTGAAGAAAGTTACTTTGATAGAAAGAAAGCGACAAGTATTGTTGTATATAAAAAATTTGATAAAATGGCGAAAATTTATTCGTCTTCAAAGCAACATGTTTTTATAAATGGAAATTCACTGAAAGAAATTTATACAGACACCTATTTTGAGAACATACCTTTATTACTGATAGATAATGCTGTAAAGTATTCTTATCGTCATCGAGATGTTAATATAACATTTAATGAATTTGGTTCAACACTAAAAGTTGAAATCGAATCTTTCAGTCCTTTTTGTGATTGTAAGGAGATTTCTGAAATTACAAAAAAAGGGTATAGAGGGAAAAATGCATCATGCATCGCAGAAGGCTCTGGAATAGGCTTGTATCTTGTTCAATTATTGTGTGAACGATATGGCATAGAGATGAAAATAGAATCGGTCAGTCCCAGTTCTATTGATGGCATTCAGTATGGATATTTTAAAGTAACACTTCTCTTTAAATAA
- a CDS encoding restriction endonuclease subunit S — protein MKETKFKQTEVGMIPSDWEVKSVGQLTNVLTGFPFPGNTILENGNVRLLRGVNITEGQIRHSDDIDRFYSGNIESLREYALREDDLVIGMDGSKVGKNSAIIHKNESGNLLVQRVARLRVKNSKQPISYLFYFISSNNFIAYIDSLKTNSAIPHISPADIRNYTIPLPSKIEEQQRIANALSDVDSLIANLEKLIAKKKNIKQGAMQQLLTGEKRLPGFGSDERTGSHPTDERRKECHSERSAKREVEESSGYKMTELGMIPSDWEFVPVSELAKDMADGPFGSNLKKEHYTSDPQTRIIQLSNIGENGWEDENTKYTTFEHAKTIARCIVPKEESILVAKMMPAGRAIICPKKEKQYVLGSDVIRITANEKLNSKYFVYTSKSDAYLKQISDNTQGSTRQRTSISKLRKILILLPSLAEQTAIANVLSDMDTEISALETKLAKYRKLKTGMMQQLLTGKIRLL, from the coding sequence ATGAAAGAAACGAAATTCAAACAGACTGAAGTCGGGATGATACCGAGCGATTGGGAAGTAAAGTCTGTTGGTCAACTTACAAATGTGCTAACGGGTTTCCCATTTCCTGGAAATACAATCCTTGAAAATGGAAATGTAAGATTACTTAGAGGGGTTAATATTACGGAAGGTCAAATTAGACACTCGGATGATATTGATCGTTTCTATTCTGGGAATATAGAGTCATTAAGAGAATACGCACTACGTGAAGACGATTTAGTCATAGGAATGGATGGCTCTAAAGTTGGAAAAAATTCTGCAATCATACATAAAAATGAAAGTGGTAATTTATTAGTTCAGCGAGTCGCTCGATTAAGAGTGAAAAATTCAAAACAACCGATATCGTATCTTTTTTATTTTATATCATCAAACAATTTTATCGCATATATTGATTCGTTAAAAACAAACTCGGCTATTCCTCATATTAGCCCTGCCGATATTAGAAATTATACGATTCCTTTACCATCGAAAATCGAAGAACAACAACGCATTGCAAACGCCCTCTCCGACGTTGACTCCCTAATCGCGAACCTTGAAAAACTCATCGCCAAAAAGAAAAACATCAAACAAGGCGCAATGCAACAACTCCTCACCGGCGAGAAACGCCTCCCCGGATTCGGCTCAGACGAAAGAACGGGCTCACACCCTACAGACGAAAGACGAAAGGAGTGTCATTCTGAGCGAAGCGCAAAGCGCGAAGTCGAAGAATCCAGTGGCTACAAAATGACCGAACTCGGAATGATACCGAGCGATTGGGAATTTGTTCCTGTTAGTGAATTAGCGAAGGATATGGCAGATGGCCCTTTTGGCAGTAATCTGAAAAAAGAACACTATACATCCGATCCTCAGACCAGAATTATTCAACTTTCCAACATTGGAGAAAATGGATGGGAAGATGAAAATACGAAATATACGACTTTTGAACATGCGAAAACAATCGCTCGTTGTATCGTACCAAAAGAAGAGTCAATACTTGTTGCAAAAATGATGCCTGCGGGGCGTGCAATTATTTGTCCTAAAAAAGAAAAACAATATGTTCTCGGCTCAGATGTAATTCGTATAACAGCAAATGAAAAACTGAATTCAAAGTATTTTGTTTATACTTCTAAATCAGATGCATACTTGAAGCAGATTTCAGATAATACGCAAGGAAGTACAAGGCAAAGAACAAGTATTAGTAAATTGCGTAAGATTTTGATTTTATTGCCGTCGCTCGCCGAACAAACTGCCATCGCAAACGTCCTCAGCGACATGGACACCGAAATCTCGGCCCTCGAAACCAAACTCGCAAAATACCGCAAACTCAAAACCGGCATGATGCAACAACTCCTCACCGGAAAAATCAGACTTTTATAA
- a CDS encoding class I SAM-dependent DNA methyltransferase, with product MAIKKNELYSSLWESCDKLRGGMDASQYKDYILTLLFVKYVTDKFKGQKYADINVPAGGSFDDLVALKNNKDIGEKMDKAIAKLAEANNLTGVIDNAKFFDNSKFGNGKDMVDTLTGLVSIFERPEFNFSNNKAGGDDILGDAYEYLMRNFATESGKSKGQFYTPAEVSRILAKVIGLGKVKNRNTTIYDPACGSGSLLIRAADEAPFDIAIYGQEKETTTAGLAKMNLVLHNKASGEIKSGNTFSNPQYLDNGALKRFDFVVANPPFSLKNWTDGLQEFGRFDGYDDRPPEKNGDYAWLLHILKSLKPTGKAAVILPHGVLFRGNAEETLRKNIIDRGYIKGIIGLPANLFYGTGIPACIIVMDKEDAAERQGMGGGIFMIDASHDFVKDGPKNRLRERDIHKIVQTFVNRIEDDPKYARFVPMEEIKVKNGYNLNIPRYIDSGDAEDEQSIDAHLNGGIPAGDVDSLKRYWDIFPGLKSKLFKKFRAGYYQLKVEKDEIRSAIFNDEEFKAYAEQIDNAFDAWLKKSSKKLMNIDGTVDVKKFIIELSESLIDEFRHIELVDFYDVYQVLLAYWQETMSDDVFVLKYDGYMAGAEIVKIFKKESKKDDGKKKAEPKEIGWEGKLLPKTVIERVYFAKEQAEIERAGQVVAESESRLEEFVEENSGEGSVLADYVKEESEDLDAKKIAAKLKELKKQKTTGEEFDVLAKYTELATTAKNQAGVVKELNKALDESVKNKYAELTEKEIKDLLVKQKWSFDIFEGIKSLYDTTSHKIATRVTELADRYENTLPDLEASVADYETKVKNHLKEMGFEV from the coding sequence ATGGCTATCAAGAAGAACGAACTCTACTCTTCTCTCTGGGAATCTTGTGACAAACTGCGCGGCGGCATGGACGCAAGCCAGTACAAGGACTACATTCTGACGCTCCTTTTTGTGAAGTACGTGACCGACAAATTCAAGGGGCAAAAATACGCCGATATCAACGTCCCGGCAGGCGGTAGTTTTGACGACCTCGTCGCGCTCAAGAACAACAAGGACATTGGCGAAAAGATGGACAAGGCCATCGCGAAACTCGCCGAAGCGAACAACCTAACAGGCGTCATCGACAACGCAAAGTTCTTCGACAATTCCAAGTTCGGTAACGGCAAGGACATGGTCGATACCTTGACCGGCCTTGTATCTATCTTTGAACGCCCGGAATTCAATTTCAGCAACAACAAGGCGGGCGGCGACGACATTCTGGGCGATGCCTACGAATACCTGATGCGCAACTTCGCCACCGAAAGCGGCAAGAGCAAGGGGCAGTTCTACACCCCGGCAGAAGTGAGCCGCATCTTGGCGAAAGTCATCGGCCTTGGGAAAGTCAAGAACAGAAACACCACCATTTACGACCCCGCATGCGGTTCGGGCTCGCTCCTCATTCGCGCAGCCGACGAGGCTCCCTTCGACATCGCCATTTACGGTCAGGAAAAAGAAACCACGACGGCGGGCCTTGCAAAAATGAACCTGGTTCTTCACAACAAGGCAAGTGGCGAAATCAAGTCGGGCAACACGTTCTCGAACCCGCAATACCTGGACAACGGCGCACTGAAACGTTTCGACTTTGTGGTCGCGAATCCTCCGTTCTCGCTCAAGAACTGGACCGACGGCTTGCAGGAATTTGGCCGCTTCGACGGCTATGACGATCGCCCGCCCGAAAAGAACGGCGATTACGCTTGGCTTTTGCACATTCTCAAGTCGCTCAAGCCCACCGGCAAGGCGGCAGTGATTTTGCCCCACGGCGTGCTTTTCCGTGGCAACGCCGAAGAAACCCTCCGCAAAAACATCATCGACCGCGGCTACATCAAGGGCATTATCGGGCTCCCCGCGAACCTTTTCTACGGCACGGGCATTCCCGCCTGCATCATCGTGATGGACAAGGAAGACGCTGCCGAACGCCAGGGGATGGGCGGCGGCATATTCATGATTGACGCAAGCCACGACTTTGTGAAAGACGGCCCCAAGAACCGCCTGCGCGAACGCGACATCCACAAGATTGTGCAGACCTTCGTGAACCGCATCGAAGACGACCCCAAGTACGCGCGCTTTGTCCCGATGGAAGAAATCAAGGTCAAGAACGGCTACAACCTGAACATCCCGCGTTACATCGACAGCGGCGACGCCGAAGACGAGCAGTCCATTGACGCCCATTTGAACGGCGGCATCCCCGCGGGCGACGTGGATTCCTTAAAACGCTACTGGGATATTTTCCCGGGCCTCAAGAGCAAACTCTTCAAGAAATTCCGTGCGGGCTATTACCAGCTCAAGGTAGAAAAAGACGAAATCCGCAGCGCAATCTTCAACGACGAAGAATTCAAGGCCTACGCCGAACAGATTGACAATGCCTTTGACGCATGGCTCAAGAAGTCTTCCAAGAAGTTGATGAACATCGACGGCACGGTAGATGTGAAGAAGTTTATCATAGAACTTTCGGAATCGCTGATAGACGAATTCCGCCACATTGAACTCGTGGACTTTTACGACGTTTACCAGGTGTTGCTCGCCTACTGGCAAGAGACCATGAGCGACGACGTTTTCGTGCTCAAGTACGACGGCTACATGGCCGGTGCCGAAATCGTGAAAATTTTCAAGAAAGAATCCAAAAAGGACGACGGCAAGAAAAAGGCCGAGCCCAAGGAAATCGGCTGGGAAGGCAAACTTTTGCCCAAGACCGTCATCGAACGCGTTTACTTTGCCAAGGAACAAGCCGAAATCGAGCGTGCCGGACAAGTTGTCGCCGAAAGCGAATCCAGACTCGAAGAATTCGTGGAAGAAAACAGCGGCGAAGGCAGCGTGCTGGCCGACTACGTGAAGGAAGAAAGCGAAGACCTGGACGCAAAGAAAATTGCCGCCAAGCTGAAGGAACTGAAAAAGCAGAAAACGACCGGCGAAGAATTCGATGTGCTTGCCAAATACACCGAACTTGCCACCACCGCGAAAAATCAGGCAGGCGTTGTCAAGGAACTGAACAAGGCGCTGGACGAATCCGTCAAGAACAAGTATGCCGAACTCACCGAAAAAGAAATCAAGGACCTGCTCGTAAAACAGAAGTGGAGCTTTGACATCTTTGAAGGAATCAAAAGCCTTTACGACACCACCAGCCACAAGATTGCAACCCGCGTGACCGAACTCGCCGACCGCTACGAAAACACGCTCCCTGACCTCGAAGCATCCGTCGCCGACTACGAAACCAAAGTCAAGAACCACCTCAAAGAAATGGGATTTGAGGTATGA
- a CDS encoding ATP-dependent RecD-like DNA helicase: MDKKILATESIDEFIDALIEMRGLVPLDKHLLHLLFEIKNDISLHTQKFLTLSMSLLDDGNTRVPLEASKFTDMWTRKWNGLVMLRISTAEEDIDENAFATASDFASIITGGIQDILTNDFSAIMESRETDTASAEDSLSKPFILAKRESGTHLYFTKHFDAKCVIEKAANILFKNGSKPSEEEIAQCTEKIASICNPFGDKPFTIKKRQAEAIIRGQSENLVITGGPGTGKTTVVLYILWNLLASHSEMLDWNIYLAAPSGKAADRMRESLIDGLARIRDEQKTDNERIFRKLNEPESSTIHRLLRFSKSTGGFMYNHEEQFPKNSIFVIDEASMIDIEMFAALLEAIPEGARIFILGDPFQLPSVDSGAVLGEILKVQSGKDFSVKLNESNRFDDRSNIGKLAAEIKEVAESKDNNKFVPHKFVHDSDEIGNARNLDENSDIANESAATFKDKVFYRRIETDNTPLTKKEEDKRIESFIAEWSRDFAKLPELAEQINPQRTGTEADDPDLSETARRNQIWQLSLTKRILCAERRGLRGIENINKKVCSKIKSLWRAKKKSQGETVQWDDSGYFPGQLLIITRNQEMFKLYNGDTGIVVFDGNTPCLMLKKAPPQGSERTRDDFVFYPLSVLPEDSITTAFAITIHKSQGSEYKHVTMFLPTKIGHPLLTNQIIYTGITRAKESVTIIASDDTFKAAVTTVSERDTGISL, translated from the coding sequence ATGGACAAGAAAATACTCGCTACAGAATCAATTGACGAATTCATTGACGCGCTTATCGAAATGCGCGGACTCGTTCCGCTTGACAAGCACTTGCTCCATTTGCTTTTTGAAATCAAGAACGACATTTCGCTCCATACACAAAAATTCCTGACACTCAGCATGTCGCTCCTCGACGACGGAAACACACGCGTTCCGCTGGAAGCATCGAAGTTCACGGATATGTGGACTCGCAAATGGAACGGTCTCGTAATGCTCCGCATTAGCACCGCCGAAGAAGACATCGACGAAAACGCATTTGCAACCGCAAGCGATTTCGCAAGCATCATCACAGGTGGCATTCAAGATATTTTGACAAACGACTTTTCCGCCATCATGGAAAGCCGCGAAACCGACACCGCATCCGCCGAAGATTCTTTGAGCAAGCCATTCATTCTCGCCAAGCGCGAAAGCGGTACGCACCTTTATTTCACCAAGCATTTCGACGCCAAATGCGTGATTGAAAAAGCGGCGAATATCTTGTTCAAAAACGGAAGCAAGCCAAGCGAAGAAGAAATCGCGCAGTGCACCGAAAAAATTGCAAGCATCTGTAATCCTTTCGGCGACAAACCCTTCACCATCAAGAAGCGCCAAGCAGAAGCCATCATTCGCGGGCAATCCGAAAACCTCGTTATCACAGGCGGCCCGGGCACCGGCAAGACCACCGTCGTTCTTTACATTCTGTGGAATCTACTCGCAAGCCACAGCGAAATGCTCGACTGGAACATCTATCTCGCCGCCCCGAGCGGCAAAGCCGCCGATCGCATGCGCGAAAGCCTTATCGACGGTCTCGCCAGAATCCGCGACGAACAAAAGACCGACAACGAGCGCATTTTCCGCAAGCTGAACGAACCCGAAAGCAGCACTATCCACCGCCTGCTCCGATTTTCCAAAAGCACGGGCGGCTTCATGTACAATCACGAAGAGCAATTTCCAAAAAATTCCATCTTCGTCATTGACGAAGCGAGCATGATCGACATCGAAATGTTCGCAGCACTTCTCGAAGCTATCCCCGAAGGCGCACGCATATTCATTCTCGGCGACCCGTTCCAGCTCCCATCTGTTGATTCCGGCGCCGTCCTCGGCGAAATCTTGAAAGTGCAATCCGGCAAGGATTTTTCCGTCAAGCTCAACGAATCCAACCGATTTGACGATCGTTCAAACATCGGTAAGCTCGCCGCAGAAATCAAGGAAGTCGCCGAGAGCAAGGACAACAACAAGTTCGTCCCGCACAAATTCGTACACGATTCCGACGAAATTGGGAATGCGCGCAACCTCGACGAAAACAGCGACATTGCAAACGAAAGTGCAGCGACCTTCAAAGACAAAGTTTTCTACAGAAGGATCGAAACCGACAACACCCCGCTTACAAAAAAAGAAGAAGACAAGCGCATCGAATCGTTCATCGCCGAATGGTCCCGCGATTTTGCCAAGCTCCCCGAACTTGCCGAACAAATCAATCCGCAACGCACCGGCACCGAAGCAGACGACCCCGACCTCAGCGAAACCGCTCGACGCAACCAAATCTGGCAACTTTCGCTGACAAAGCGAATCCTCTGTGCCGAGCGACGTGGCCTCCGCGGCATCGAAAACATCAACAAAAAAGTTTGTTCCAAAATCAAGAGCCTCTGGCGCGCCAAAAAGAAATCGCAAGGCGAAACCGTCCAATGGGATGACTCAGGCTACTTCCCGGGCCAACTCCTCATCATCACGCGCAACCAAGAAATGTTTAAGCTTTACAACGGCGACACGGGAATCGTCGTCTTCGACGGCAACACGCCCTGCCTCATGCTCAAAAAAGCGCCACCCCAAGGCAGCGAAAGAACCCGCGACGACTTCGTCTTCTACCCGCTCTCGGTCCTCCCCGAAGATTCCATCACCACCGCGTTTGCCATCACCATCCACAAGTCGCAAGGCTCCGAGTACAAACACGTCACCATGTTCCTGCCGACAAAAATCGGCCACCCCCTGCTCACCAACCAAATCATATACACAGGCATCACCCGCGCCAAGGAGAGCGTCACCATCATCGCAAGCGACGACACATTCAAAGCCGCAGTCACCACAGTCAGCGAGCGCGACACGGGAATTTCGCTATAG